In the Magnetospira sp. QH-2 genome, one interval contains:
- a CDS encoding A24 family peptidase encodes MRFPKPYIVHFLATPPLVLWAWMVTDGLVFLASLALSQILLALAIIDGHIRRLPHGLTIPLGVLGLCTIALVVDGPWLHHAIAALIGLGLLWGMARLYRYIRHRDGLGGGDIMLFAAAGCWVGPQGLPSVLLLAAVAGLAGAMLDRKKAPDRRIAFGPYLCLAIWVVWLHGPLLSS; translated from the coding sequence ATGAGATTTCCGAAGCCTTATATTGTCCACTTCCTGGCCACGCCGCCTTTGGTGCTGTGGGCCTGGATGGTGACCGATGGCTTGGTATTCTTGGCCAGCCTGGCGTTGAGCCAGATCCTGCTGGCCTTGGCAATCATCGATGGACACATCCGGCGCTTGCCCCATGGATTGACGATTCCCCTGGGCGTGCTCGGCCTGTGCACCATTGCCCTGGTGGTGGATGGTCCCTGGCTCCATCACGCCATCGCCGCCCTGATTGGCCTGGGGCTGTTGTGGGGCATGGCCCGACTGTATCGGTATATCCGCCACCGCGACGGCCTGGGGGGCGGGGATATCATGCTGTTCGCTGCCGCCGGATGCTGGGTCGGGCCGCAAGGGCTGCCGAGCGTTTTGCTGCTCGCGGCGGTGGCGGGGCTGGCGGGAGCGATGCTCGACCGCAAAAAGGCACCCGATCGGCGTATTGCCTTCGGCCCCTACCTCTGTCTGG
- a CDS encoding GspE/PulE family protein — protein sequence MNRIIRSDDLLDLLAADGLVSREDGDRAARLARETGRGLRRALADLAVISDDDWARVVATEGSLPILGENEYPALPIDLPPLSDRFLSDVLVLPLWMEGEILVLAMADPRDEDARAALEAVTGFECRPMVGLARDIEAAIQRLYGEGRTLVEDILGGAPSPADTVEDGEVARLMNMASEAPVVRLVNLLLSRAQEAHASDVHIEPYDRRLSIRFRVDGVLHEVETLAPNMAAAVVSRIKIMADLDIAERRLPQDGRTRVKVNGRPLDLRVSVLPTLHGESVVLRLLERDGMALDFDALGFSEADRDRLLTCLTSRQGLCLVTGPTGSGKTTTLYAALSYLNQPDSKLISIEDPVEYRIGGVTQVQANPRIGLNFAQVLRTVVRQDPDVIMVGETRDRETAEIAVQSSLTGHLVLSTLHTNDAPSAVARLLDMGTEPYLLTATLTVVVGQRLMRKLCPHCRESYALDAVDREFWGGRRELYRSNGCDKCGGTGYAGRVAVTEVMALDDDLRRLVLTGADTAALRDMAQAKGMTTLAENGRAKVLAGISSVAEFHRAVRSR from the coding sequence ATGAATCGGATCATCCGCTCCGACGACCTGCTTGATCTCCTGGCGGCCGATGGACTGGTCAGCCGCGAGGATGGCGACCGAGCCGCTCGTTTGGCGCGGGAGACCGGACGAGGCCTGCGTCGTGCCTTGGCGGATCTGGCGGTAATTTCCGACGACGATTGGGCGCGCGTCGTTGCCACGGAGGGCAGCCTGCCAATACTCGGCGAAAACGAATACCCGGCCTTGCCGATCGACCTGCCCCCCCTGTCGGACCGGTTCCTGAGCGATGTCCTGGTTTTGCCTCTTTGGATGGAGGGCGAAATTCTTGTGCTGGCCATGGCCGATCCCCGTGACGAGGATGCCCGCGCCGCGCTGGAAGCAGTGACCGGGTTCGAATGCCGCCCCATGGTCGGCCTCGCCCGTGACATAGAGGCCGCCATCCAGCGTCTTTATGGCGAAGGCCGCACCCTTGTGGAGGACATTCTCGGCGGTGCTCCCTCTCCCGCAGACACCGTGGAAGATGGGGAAGTGGCGCGACTGATGAATATGGCCAGCGAGGCGCCGGTGGTGCGGCTGGTCAATCTTCTGCTGTCCCGGGCCCAGGAGGCGCATGCCTCGGATGTGCATATCGAACCCTATGACCGACGACTGAGCATCCGTTTCCGGGTCGACGGCGTTTTGCACGAGGTGGAAACCCTGGCGCCGAATATGGCGGCGGCGGTGGTGTCGCGGATCAAGATCATGGCTGACCTGGACATCGCCGAGCGGCGGTTGCCCCAAGACGGGCGAACCCGGGTGAAAGTCAACGGACGGCCATTGGATCTCCGGGTCTCGGTGCTGCCGACCCTGCATGGGGAAAGCGTGGTTCTGCGCCTGTTGGAACGGGATGGCATGGCACTGGATTTCGATGCCTTGGGGTTTTCGGAAGCGGATCGCGACCGGTTGCTTACCTGCCTGACATCCCGGCAGGGCCTATGTCTGGTCACCGGTCCCACCGGCAGCGGCAAGACCACCACTCTCTATGCCGCGCTCAGCTATCTGAACCAGCCCGACAGCAAGCTGATCTCCATCGAGGACCCGGTGGAATATCGCATTGGCGGGGTGACCCAGGTGCAAGCCAACCCGCGTATCGGTCTGAATTTCGCTCAGGTGCTGCGGACCGTGGTGCGGCAGGATCCGGACGTGATAATGGTTGGCGAGACCCGCGACCGGGAGACGGCGGAAATTGCCGTGCAATCGTCGCTGACCGGGCACCTGGTGCTGTCGACCCTGCACACCAACGACGCGCCATCGGCGGTGGCGCGGTTGCTGGACATGGGCACCGAGCCGTATTTGCTGACCGCCACGCTCACCGTCGTGGTGGGACAGCGGCTGATGCGCAAGCTCTGTCCCCACTGCCGGGAGTCATACGCGCTCGATGCGGTGGACCGTGAATTCTGGGGCGGACGGCGGGAGCTGTATCGATCCAATGGCTGCGATAAATGCGGCGGCACCGGCTATGCCGGTCGGGTGGCGGTGACCGAGGTCATGGCCCTGGACGACGATCTGCGGCGGTTGGTGCTGACCGGTGCCGATACGGCGGCTTTACGGGACATGGCTCAAGCCAAGGGCATGACCACCCTGGCGGAGAACGGACGGGCCAAGGTGTTGGCCGGGATCAGTTCGGTGGCCGAGTTCCATCGTGCCGTGCGGAGTCGCTGA
- a CDS encoding type II secretion system F family protein, translating to MPTFSYRAWTADGGQVRGTLEAPDRKAALAALEARGESPVRLGQKGHPGKRTGGTGLRDAFVRDMARLVGAGVPVERALAFMEKNGVEKGLRPLAGRLRQKLHGGRPLSEALAEAGAPFDRMTVGLIRAGEASGALDRVLADLDNTLRQRRDTQGQLLTALIYPALLAVVSVVSVGLLMVFVVPQFQTLFRGAEAELPALTRAVFATSEFLREQARVLLGGLMIALVGALAAGRTPRLRQKLDRWLLALPLAGALVRDQISARVLGTMSILLEHGLTLPEALAIVRRGQINRAFEAALARAEADIGAGQRLADSLGRSGLLSPLALEAIRTGEESGTLIKLTAETARVLERDALQSAKRVVALIEPVLILGAGIGMGCVIVAVLLAVLSLNELAI from the coding sequence ATGCCGACCTTTAGTTACCGAGCCTGGACCGCCGACGGCGGCCAAGTGCGGGGTACCTTGGAGGCGCCGGATAGGAAAGCCGCCTTGGCCGCCCTTGAGGCGCGCGGAGAGAGTCCGGTCCGTCTCGGTCAAAAAGGGCATCCGGGGAAACGGACTGGCGGCACAGGCTTGCGCGATGCCTTTGTCCGCGACATGGCTCGGCTGGTTGGGGCCGGAGTCCCGGTGGAGCGGGCCTTGGCCTTCATGGAAAAGAACGGGGTCGAAAAAGGGCTGCGGCCCCTGGCCGGGCGTTTGCGTCAGAAGTTGCATGGCGGACGCCCCTTGTCCGAAGCCCTGGCGGAGGCCGGCGCTCCCTTTGATCGCATGACCGTCGGCTTGATCCGCGCCGGCGAGGCAAGCGGCGCCTTGGACCGGGTGCTGGCCGATCTGGACAATACTCTGCGGCAGCGGCGGGATACCCAAGGCCAGCTATTGACCGCCTTGATCTACCCGGCGCTATTGGCCGTGGTTTCGGTGGTGTCGGTGGGATTGCTGATGGTCTTCGTGGTGCCGCAGTTTCAAACCTTGTTCCGAGGCGCCGAGGCGGAGCTGCCAGCCTTGACCCGGGCTGTCTTCGCGACCTCCGAGTTCCTGCGCGAGCAGGCCAGAGTCCTCTTGGGTGGGCTCATGATTGCGCTGGTGGGCGCCTTGGCCGCGGGGCGAACGCCGCGCCTGCGACAGAAACTTGACCGCTGGCTGCTGGCCCTGCCGCTGGCTGGAGCGCTGGTCCGCGATCAAATCAGCGCCCGGGTGCTGGGCACCATGTCGATCCTGTTGGAGCACGGCCTGACCCTGCCCGAAGCCCTCGCCATCGTGCGCCGGGGACAGATCAATCGTGCCTTCGAGGCGGCCCTGGCGCGGGCGGAAGCCGACATCGGCGCCGGGCAGCGCCTGGCAGACAGCCTGGGTCGTTCGGGGTTGTTGTCGCCCTTGGCTCTCGAAGCCATCCGCACCGGCGAGGAAAGCGGCACCTTGATCAAACTCACCGCTGAAACGGCACGGGTACTGGAACGCGATGCCCTGCAATCCGCCAAGCGGGTGGTGGCACTGATCGAGCCGGTTTTGATTCTCGGTGCCGGCATCGGCATGGGCTGTGTGATCGTGGCGGTGCTGTTGGCGGTGCTGTCTTTGAATGAATTGGCTATTTGA
- the gspG gene encoding type II secretion system major pseudopilin GspG — MMRKLETRKKTRLNDDGFTLMELLVVLVILGLLAGLAGPRVLNYLASAKSDTAAVQIARLSSAVDLFLLDVGRPPNGEEGLQALVKQPAGLGRWNGPYLAKAALPADPWGNAYRYRLEEGGRYVIVSLGADNAEGGEDENRDIAN, encoded by the coding sequence ATGATGCGCAAACTAGAGACACGAAAAAAGACCCGCTTGAATGACGACGGGTTCACCTTGATGGAATTACTGGTGGTCCTGGTCATTCTCGGCCTTTTGGCCGGGTTGGCAGGGCCCCGGGTGTTGAACTACCTAGCCTCGGCCAAGTCCGATACGGCAGCGGTTCAGATCGCCCGGCTGTCCTCGGCGGTGGATCTGTTCCTTCTCGACGTGGGCCGTCCCCCCAATGGGGAGGAGGGGTTGCAGGCATTGGTCAAACAACCCGCTGGTCTGGGGCGTTGGAACGGCCCCTACCTGGCCAAGGCAGCTCTACCCGCCGATCCCTGGGGCAATGCCTACCGCTATCGCCTGGAGGAGGGGGGGCGCTATGTCATCGTCAGTCTGGGAGCCGACAATGCCGAAGGCGGCGAGGACGAGAACCGCGATATTGCCAACTGA
- a CDS encoding GspH/FimT family pseudopilin — MPTDSGFTLLEMLVVLALTALVAGLAGPAMVSRGTDRSPDQVAASLAATLRLARSEALRGGQTMDVVFNPSDKNWALENGRNKGVLPDSQTFRLIVPEEWNRIRFHPDGSSSGGEIKIFSARDRAVIQVDWLTGRVRLQDQPAASGEFDSVGSPRPEATPPPRG; from the coding sequence TTGCCAACTGACTCGGGCTTCACGCTGCTCGAAATGCTGGTGGTACTGGCTCTGACCGCGCTGGTCGCCGGGCTGGCCGGGCCTGCCATGGTTTCGCGTGGCACCGATCGGTCTCCGGACCAGGTGGCGGCCTCCCTGGCCGCGACCCTGCGCCTGGCCCGGAGCGAAGCCCTGCGCGGCGGGCAGACCATGGATGTAGTTTTTAATCCATCAGATAAAAATTGGGCCCTGGAGAATGGCCGGAACAAAGGTGTCCTGCCCGACTCCCAGACCTTTCGCCTGATTGTACCCGAAGAATGGAACCGCATCCGCTTCCATCCCGATGGCTCGTCCAGCGGCGGGGAAATCAAAATCTTCTCCGCCCGCGACCGGGCCGTCATCCAGGTGGATTGGCTGACCGGTCGGGTGCGGCTGCAAGACCAGCCTGCCGCCAGCGGAGAATTCGATAGCGTCGGTTCCCCGAGGCCGGAAGCCACACCACCGCCTCGCGGCTGA
- a CDS encoding general secretion pathway protein GspK yields the protein MKHDDGYALVTVVWMMALLSLSALGFSQTTRLEMTAGANEWQQARIRSIADGGVHRAIAVLLAGEAGHRQNLVFADDHLRVSLEDLAGRVDLNAAPVDLIAFVLETLDLSPGRALSLAQRLADYRDADDLRRLNGLETEDYRHLGLSHAPRNGPLLDLSELDRIPGYNDLLIGRLTPLATVHSGARGVVAERAAPALAEALESAAIPGRWRDARQGRVWSVTATVEDPTGTRFSREAVVWLPASGNRRYRILRWRQAGLAAAPDRSANPPG from the coding sequence ATGAAACATGATGACGGATATGCGTTGGTGACGGTGGTCTGGATGATGGCGCTGCTCTCTCTGTCGGCCCTGGGTTTTTCCCAGACCACGCGGCTGGAAATGACCGCAGGCGCCAACGAATGGCAGCAGGCCCGGATCCGGAGCATTGCCGATGGTGGCGTTCACCGTGCCATTGCCGTCCTCCTCGCCGGTGAAGCCGGACACCGGCAAAATCTGGTATTCGCCGACGACCACCTGCGGGTTTCCTTGGAAGATTTGGCCGGACGGGTGGATTTGAACGCCGCGCCGGTGGACCTGATTGCTTTTGTCCTGGAGACCCTGGATCTATCCCCGGGCCGCGCCCTGTCGTTGGCGCAGCGATTGGCGGACTATCGCGATGCGGACGATCTGCGCCGCCTAAACGGCCTGGAGACCGAGGACTATCGGCACCTGGGATTATCTCACGCCCCGCGCAACGGACCGCTGCTCGACCTGTCGGAACTGGATCGCATTCCGGGTTACAATGATCTGTTGATTGGTCGCCTGACTCCCCTGGCCACCGTCCATTCGGGGGCGCGAGGCGTGGTCGCCGAACGGGCCGCGCCGGCTCTCGCCGAAGCCCTTGAATCGGCGGCTATTCCAGGGCGCTGGCGGGACGCGCGGCAAGGTCGTGTCTGGTCGGTCACGGCCACCGTGGAAGACCCCACCGGAACCCGATTCAGCCGCGAGGCGGTGGTGTGGCTTCCGGCCTCGGGGAACCGACGCTATCGAATTCTCCGCTGGCGGCAGGCTGGTCTTGCAGCCGCACCCGACCGGTCAGCCAATCCACCTGGATGA
- a CDS encoding type II secretion system protein J — protein MIRADTGFTLMEMLVSLSVLALIMTLLSGSLHFGARAWEKGRMVLDRDADLRAVHRVLRRMVTETAPEVIPGDKGLTFAFSGTPNALEVNDWGFRLTGEEIWVEKGLQKSQLALSVVGARFAYLGAEGWQPQWPSSTRLPRQVRLWADGWPEIIVTPGTDADAACLRRPPPDGALCRLAGETLK, from the coding sequence ATGATACGCGCCGATACCGGATTCACCTTGATGGAAATGCTGGTCAGCCTGAGCGTATTGGCATTAATCATGACCTTGCTGTCAGGGAGCCTGCACTTTGGCGCCCGGGCCTGGGAGAAGGGCCGGATGGTCCTGGATCGGGATGCGGATCTGCGCGCCGTGCATCGGGTGCTGCGGCGGATGGTGACCGAAACCGCGCCGGAGGTGATACCGGGCGACAAGGGACTGACATTCGCTTTTTCCGGTACGCCCAACGCCCTGGAAGTCAATGATTGGGGATTCCGCCTGACCGGGGAAGAGATCTGGGTCGAGAAAGGCCTCCAGAAGTCCCAATTAGCCCTCTCCGTTGTTGGTGCGCGCTTTGCCTACCTTGGCGCCGAAGGTTGGCAACCCCAATGGCCTTCCTCAACCCGGTTGCCGCGTCAAGTGCGCCTGTGGGCCGATGGTTGGCCGGAAATCATCGTCACGCCGGGCACCGATGCCGACGCGGCCTGCCTGCGCCGCCCGCCTCCCGATGGCGCCTTGTGCCGATTGGCCGGAGAAACCCTCAAATGA
- a CDS encoding type II secretion system protein J: MIFYIFPGRKKKNPRYTDDGFSLLEVLVSLAIVGLTLGLIYEAYASGVSMTTAQDAHTRAHIQAESLIATVDSAWSLSEERIQGEGWAIQVTEEPGYEDLFRIVVQVDWRAGNRTGRVERVTHRLRNEITP, translated from the coding sequence ATGATTTTTTATATTTTTCCTGGGCGGAAAAAAAAGAATCCCCGATACACCGACGATGGCTTCTCATTGCTCGAAGTGCTGGTTTCACTGGCTATCGTCGGTCTTACCCTTGGCTTAATCTACGAGGCCTATGCCTCGGGCGTGAGCATGACAACGGCACAAGACGCCCATACCCGAGCCCATATCCAGGCGGAATCCCTGATTGCCACCGTCGACAGCGCATGGTCGTTGAGCGAAGAGAGGATACAAGGCGAAGGCTGGGCCATCCAGGTAACCGAGGAACCGGGCTACGAGGACCTATTCCGCATCGTCGTTCAGGTTGACTGGCGGGCGGGCAACCGAACCGGTCGGGTGGAAAGGGTGACCCACCGCCTGCGAAACGAGATCACGCCATGA
- a CDS encoding PilN domain-containing protein — protein MQQAVPLVLLDREDEAPLRFDANGRPLFDTNDKAWATITIEGLRPVRRRVVYPLAAVGDLRAMVGHRIAELTPFAAEVALFDVQVVECHAESGKVTADVVAVDRRRVQPALDQARDMKIRVKALHLDGRVLRLAREWRPRIGILTPTAALVLVNLLLIGAAIALPLTQKQLRIERLESRLADLRLVAKETLALSTRLDERKAAAGYVTRFRRATANPARALDELSRVLPDHTWATGLTLKDGELSVTGQSGHAAALIAQVEDSSLFHQTRFTSPVTLARDGERERFSLMTTWAGKKR, from the coding sequence TTGCAACAAGCCGTGCCTTTAGTCTTGCTCGATCGGGAAGATGAAGCGCCATTGCGGTTTGATGCCAATGGTCGCCCGCTGTTCGATACCAACGACAAGGCATGGGCCACCATCACTATCGAAGGCCTGCGTCCGGTGCGACGCCGTGTTGTCTATCCCCTGGCGGCCGTGGGGGATCTTCGTGCCATGGTCGGTCATCGTATCGCGGAACTGACCCCCTTTGCCGCCGAGGTCGCCTTGTTCGACGTTCAGGTGGTCGAGTGTCATGCCGAGAGCGGCAAGGTGACCGCCGACGTGGTCGCCGTTGACCGTAGGCGTGTTCAACCGGCGCTTGACCAGGCCCGAGATATGAAAATCAGAGTGAAGGCCCTGCATCTGGATGGCCGGGTATTGCGGCTGGCGCGGGAATGGCGGCCCCGCATCGGTATCCTGACTCCGACCGCTGCCCTGGTACTCGTAAACCTGCTGTTGATTGGTGCCGCCATCGCCCTGCCCCTTACTCAAAAGCAATTGCGGATCGAACGTCTGGAATCGCGCCTGGCTGATCTGCGCCTCGTGGCCAAGGAGACTCTTGCTCTATCGACCCGGCTGGACGAGCGCAAGGCCGCCGCGGGATATGTCACCCGATTCCGCCGCGCCACCGCCAATCCGGCGCGGGCGCTCGACGAATTGTCCCGCGTTCTGCCCGATCACACCTGGGCGACCGGCCTGACCCTGAAGGACGGTGAACTGTCGGTGACCGGCCAGTCGGGGCATGCCGCCGCATTGATCGCTCAGGTGGAGGACTCATCATTGTTCCACCAGACCCGCTTCACGTCGCCTGTAACCTTGGCCCGGGACGGCGAGCGAGAACGCTTTTCATTGATGACCACCTGGGCCGGGAAAAAGAGATGA
- the gspM gene encoding type II secretion system protein GspM, which translates to MIKQLHGPSGAVLLGILMIALAGFGVSRGLSAWHTDLDRKISHLETSVAKVAAVADRRDGLRRDLAELKQGQQNHSLLPGAGADLAAAALQDLVRQRLKDSPATLESLQVLPAGPVENFQRITLRLRLTAPVEALPLLLQQLQFGQPVVTILSLNARISHDKLRVSLDLAGFRQGARA; encoded by the coding sequence ATGATCAAGCAATTGCACGGACCATCGGGAGCGGTTCTTCTCGGGATACTGATGATCGCCTTGGCAGGGTTCGGAGTCTCTCGAGGTCTGAGCGCCTGGCATACGGATCTGGACCGCAAAATAAGCCATCTGGAAACGTCCGTGGCCAAGGTCGCCGCCGTGGCGGATCGGCGGGATGGGTTGCGGCGGGACCTCGCCGAACTGAAACAGGGCCAACAGAATCACTCCCTGTTACCCGGCGCCGGGGCCGATCTGGCAGCGGCGGCTTTGCAGGACCTTGTACGCCAGCGGTTGAAAGACAGCCCGGCGACCCTGGAAAGCCTGCAAGTGCTCCCCGCCGGTCCGGTGGAAAATTTCCAGCGTATTACCTTGCGCCTGCGGTTGACCGCCCCAGTCGAGGCTCTGCCATTGTTGTTGCAACAACTTCAGTTCGGGCAGCCAGTGGTGACCATTCTATCCCTGAACGCCCGGATCAGCCATGACAAGCTGCGCGTCAGCCTCGATCTGGCCGGTTTCCGCCAGGGGGCAAGGGCATGA
- the gspD gene encoding type II secretion system secretin GspD, producing MISKTTLTAMGLILGLSGCADLAALMDRPGRVLRAERPVSTFMTSRRETPTPTGTEAPSTDRSSSAIEAPAPTAAPVPVVERGTGQFAGAPSPRSIATAKPAEQVSLAFEDMPLDEVVRAILGDALDANYVIDPSVSGSVTLETDIADNEQALLHLLERILAMHKATLVDDGDLYRILPAGAAVRSVPSQGGADLAAGEVVRVVPLRHVSASRMAKLLDPFTEDKNRVRADDDRNLVILSGPSGEVGRLMETLRIFDVDWLAGRSVALYPLTHVGAKGLVPELQTVFGGEGGPLAGMLRFEPITRLNAILVVANQPHHLDRAAEWIHRLDKGSRAGRDLFVHPLENGKATEMASILSEVFAAEKGGAGSNGGVSLASATDGPDPTSLPIRTSDDIRIIADEGNNALLVLASAEDYKMVEAAINKLDRVPVQVLVEATIAEVTLTNELRYGVQWYFTHGTGLKGTRGNGIFSTGTSSTLASTFPGFSYVLSNAMGQTRMVVDALDDVTDVDIISSPHLMIRNNQTAELQVGDEVPVTIQQQQSTSGEANLVNTIQYRNTGVILRVTPRVNANGSISMDVEQEMSTVPSTSASSLTPTISQRRIKSSIVIQSGETVVLGGLISDEETQAKSGVPVLSDLPLVGSLFGSNSHALDRTELLIFIHPRVVRDPGEARRLTQEVRSRVNRLKELGR from the coding sequence ATGATATCCAAGACCACACTCACCGCCATGGGCCTGATTCTCGGCCTGTCGGGATGCGCCGACCTGGCTGCCTTGATGGACCGACCGGGGCGGGTGTTGCGCGCCGAACGCCCCGTTTCCACTTTCATGACCAGCCGTCGGGAGACTCCCACCCCGACAGGGACGGAAGCGCCATCGACCGATCGGTCGTCGTCGGCGATAGAAGCACCCGCACCGACCGCCGCCCCCGTGCCGGTGGTTGAACGGGGTACGGGCCAATTCGCCGGGGCACCCTCCCCTAGGTCTATTGCGACAGCAAAACCCGCCGAACAGGTCAGCTTGGCCTTCGAGGACATGCCCCTTGACGAAGTGGTACGCGCTATTCTCGGAGATGCCTTGGACGCCAATTACGTGATCGATCCGTCCGTGTCCGGTTCGGTTACCCTGGAAACCGACATCGCCGACAATGAACAGGCCCTGTTGCATCTTCTGGAACGCATCCTGGCCATGCACAAGGCGACCCTGGTCGATGACGGGGATTTGTACCGCATCCTGCCCGCCGGGGCAGCGGTCCGGTCAGTGCCGTCTCAAGGTGGGGCGGACCTTGCCGCCGGTGAGGTCGTGCGGGTGGTGCCCCTACGCCATGTTTCGGCCTCGCGCATGGCCAAGCTGCTTGATCCGTTCACCGAGGACAAGAACAGGGTGCGGGCCGACGACGACCGCAATCTGGTTATCCTCAGCGGCCCCAGTGGCGAGGTCGGACGGTTGATGGAAACCCTGCGCATCTTCGACGTGGATTGGCTGGCCGGGCGGTCGGTGGCGCTCTATCCCCTGACCCATGTGGGGGCCAAGGGCCTGGTGCCGGAACTGCAAACCGTGTTCGGCGGCGAAGGCGGGCCGCTGGCCGGAATGCTGCGTTTCGAGCCCATCACCCGGCTCAATGCCATTCTGGTGGTCGCCAACCAGCCCCACCACCTGGACCGGGCCGCCGAGTGGATCCACCGGCTCGACAAAGGCTCCAGAGCCGGTCGCGACCTGTTCGTCCATCCGTTGGAGAACGGCAAGGCCACCGAGATGGCGTCCATCCTGTCGGAGGTCTTTGCGGCGGAAAAAGGTGGCGCGGGCTCGAACGGCGGCGTGAGCCTGGCCTCGGCGACCGACGGTCCGGACCCCACTTCCCTGCCGATCAGGACTTCGGATGACATCCGCATCATCGCCGACGAAGGCAACAACGCTCTTCTCGTATTGGCCTCGGCGGAGGACTACAAGATGGTCGAGGCGGCGATCAACAAGCTCGACCGGGTGCCCGTGCAGGTGCTGGTGGAGGCAACCATCGCCGAGGTCACCCTGACTAACGAGTTGCGTTACGGCGTGCAATGGTATTTCACCCATGGCACCGGGCTGAAAGGCACAAGGGGAAATGGCATTTTCAGCACCGGTACCTCTTCGACGTTGGCCAGCACTTTCCCCGGTTTTTCCTATGTGCTCTCCAATGCCATGGGCCAGACCCGCATGGTGGTCGATGCCCTGGACGACGTGACGGACGTGGACATCATTTCCTCGCCGCACCTGATGATCCGCAACAATCAGACCGCCGAATTGCAGGTCGGCGACGAAGTCCCGGTGACCATCCAGCAGCAGCAATCCACCTCGGGCGAGGCCAATCTGGTCAACACCATCCAGTACCGCAATACCGGGGTCATCCTGCGGGTCACTCCACGGGTCAATGCCAACGGCTCCATTAGCATGGACGTGGAGCAGGAAATGAGCACCGTGCCCAGCACCTCGGCCAGCAGCCTGACCCCGACCATCTCGCAACGGCGGATCAAGAGTTCCATCGTTATCCAATCGGGGGAAACCGTGGTCCTCGGCGGCTTGATCTCGGATGAGGAAACCCAGGCAAAGTCCGGCGTGCCGGTGCTTTCGGACCTACCCTTGGTGGGCTCGCTGTTCGGCAGCAACTCGCACGCTCTGGACCGTACCGAGTTATTGATCTTCATCCACCCTCGGGTGGTGCGCGATCCCGGCGAGGCCCGGCGGCTGACCCAGGAGGTTCGGAGCCGGGTCAATCGGCTCAAAGAGTTGGGCCGATAG
- a CDS encoding YggT family protein, translating to MGVILQPLIGVIMIAINLYIYVLIASVILSWLVAFNVVNTSNQFVHTIGTFLYKATDPPLRAIRRYVPDLGGIDISPIILILALYLVQGILQQLAMRM from the coding sequence ATGGGAGTTATCCTCCAACCGCTGATCGGCGTGATCATGATCGCCATCAATCTTTATATCTATGTGCTGATCGCCAGCGTGATCCTGAGCTGGCTGGTCGCTTTCAACGTGGTCAATACGTCCAACCAGTTCGTCCATACCATCGGTACCTTTCTGTATAAGGCGACGGATCCGCCTTTAAGAGCCATTCGGCGCTATGTACCCGACCTGGGTGGCATTGATATTTCGCCGATCATCTTGATCTTGGCGCTGTATCTGGTTCAAGGCATTCTTCAACAATTGGCAATGCGTATGTGA
- a CDS encoding DUF167 family protein, which translates to MSGPFTPVSNGLRVAVRLTPKASRNGIEGLAPDANGDLWLKVSVTAVPEKNKANGALLKLLAKAWRCRKSDLSIVAGATDRYKTILIAGDPATLTGQLEQWMKEGGS; encoded by the coding sequence GTGAGCGGGCCCTTCACACCGGTCTCGAATGGGTTGCGGGTGGCGGTGCGTCTGACGCCGAAGGCGTCGCGCAATGGGATCGAAGGGCTGGCGCCGGACGCCAACGGGGATCTCTGGCTCAAGGTCTCGGTGACGGCGGTGCCGGAAAAGAACAAGGCCAATGGGGCGTTGCTTAAGCTTCTGGCCAAGGCTTGGCGCTGTCGCAAGTCGGATTTGAGCATCGTCGCGGGGGCCACCGACCGCTACAAAACCATACTTATCGCCGGTGATCCCGCAACATTGACGGGGCAACTGGAGCAATGGATGAAAGAGGGGGGCTCATGA